One window of the Microbulbifer sp. Q7 genome contains the following:
- a CDS encoding FKBP-type peptidyl-prolyl cis-trans isomerase — MNKTSLAAAVALGIALAGCNKQEPAGSADIALESQEQKVSYIIAEDMANRLKSQDVSLDPAIVAMALNDVAAGRESRLNEEEKQKVIQVFQESMQAKQKELMAKQEADFKASADKNMEEGKKFLEENAKKDGVQTTDSGLQYKVITEGSGASPSETSVVEVDYKGTLIDGTEFDSSYKNGQPVQFPVNGVIKGWTEALQLMKEGAKWELYIPSDLAYGPGGAGGLIGPNSTLIFEVELHKADVNSDAPAAEKEAAEEDQGTE, encoded by the coding sequence ATGAATAAAACTTCCTTGGCCGCTGCGGTTGCACTGGGTATTGCACTGGCTGGCTGTAACAAACAGGAGCCTGCAGGCTCTGCCGATATCGCGCTCGAGTCCCAGGAGCAGAAGGTCAGCTACATCATTGCCGAAGATATGGCGAACCGCCTGAAAAGCCAGGACGTTAGCCTGGACCCGGCCATTGTTGCCATGGCGCTGAATGATGTGGCCGCTGGTCGCGAGTCCCGCCTGAATGAAGAAGAAAAGCAAAAAGTCATTCAAGTGTTCCAGGAGAGCATGCAGGCCAAGCAGAAAGAACTGATGGCCAAGCAGGAAGCCGACTTCAAAGCCTCCGCCGACAAGAATATGGAAGAGGGTAAAAAATTCCTGGAAGAGAATGCCAAGAAAGACGGTGTTCAAACCACGGATTCCGGTCTCCAGTACAAAGTGATCACTGAAGGTTCTGGCGCCAGCCCCTCAGAAACCAGCGTGGTCGAAGTGGATTACAAAGGAACTCTGATCGACGGTACCGAGTTCGACAGCTCCTACAAAAACGGCCAGCCGGTTCAGTTCCCGGTGAATGGCGTGATCAAGGGCTGGACCGAAGCCCTGCAGTTGATGAAGGAAGGCGCCAAGTGGGAGCTGTATATCCCCTCCGACCTGGCCTACGGCCCGGGTGGCGCGGGTGGCCTGATTGGCCCCAACTCCACGTTGATTTTTGAAGTGGAACTGCACAAGGCCGACGTTAACAGCGATGCGCCGGCAGCGGAAAAAGAGGCAGCGGAGGAAGATCAGGGTACAGAATAA
- a CDS encoding Rsd/AlgQ family anti-sigma factor produces the protein MLENCKNAQERWGGVSQIIDRWLQSRQTLLVSFCQLSDKKAFNDGDREAGANVRTLCQQLVDYVSAGHFEVYDQLIQEGQAFGDTEGLQQAKALYREIDETTDVAVDFNDKYLETDDLTSLPKDLSELGVALETRFAAEDRMIDTLHTAHKNQLA, from the coding sequence ATGTTGGAAAACTGTAAAAATGCGCAGGAGCGCTGGGGTGGCGTGAGCCAGATTATTGACCGCTGGCTGCAATCCCGTCAGACGCTACTGGTGAGCTTTTGCCAGCTCTCGGACAAGAAGGCCTTCAACGATGGTGACCGGGAAGCCGGAGCCAATGTGCGCACCCTGTGCCAGCAGCTGGTGGACTATGTCTCCGCCGGACACTTCGAAGTCTATGATCAGCTTATTCAGGAGGGACAGGCGTTCGGGGATACCGAGGGCCTGCAGCAGGCCAAGGCGTTGTACCGGGAAATCGACGAGACCACCGATGTGGCTGTGGACTTCAATGACAAATATCTGGAGACCGACGACCTGACGTCGCTGCCCAAAGACCTCTCCGAGCTGGGCGTCGCCCTGGAAACCCGCTTCGCTGCAGAAGATCGCATGATCGACACCCTGCACACCGCGCACAAAAACCAGCTGGCGTGA